A stretch of the Pangasianodon hypophthalmus isolate fPanHyp1 chromosome 28, fPanHyp1.pri, whole genome shotgun sequence genome encodes the following:
- the qdprb.1 gene encoding dihydropteridine reductase isoform X1, which produces MQWVACIDLNANEEADSNVTVQMTDSFNEQANKVTADVGELLGDKKVDAILCVAGGWAGGSAKAKTLYKNSDLMWKQSVWTSTISSHLATKHLKEGGLLTLTGAKAALGPTPGMIGYGMAKAAVHQLCQSLGGDKSGLPAGAAAVAILPVTLDTPMNRQFMPDADVTSWTPLEYVAELLHKWAMGEERPPSGTLVQLVTTNGKTEATPV; this is translated from the exons ATGCAG TGGGTTGCCTGCATTGAcctaaatgcaaatgaagagGCGGATTCCAATGTAACTGTTCAGATGACAGACTCCTTTAATGAGCAAGCTAACAAA GTTACAGCTGATGTAGGAGAGCTGCTGGGAGATAAAAAGGTTGATGCCATTTTGTGTGTGGCTGGAGGCTGGGCAGGAGGAAGTGCGAAGGCCAAAA ccttgTATAAGAACTCTGACTTGATGTGGAAGCAGAGTGTGTGGACTTCCACCATCTCCAGTCACCTAGCAACCAAACACTTGAAAGAGGGGGGTCTTCTCACACTGACAGGGGCCAAAGCTGCACTTGGGCCAACCCCAG GAATGATTGGCTATGGCATGGCTAAAGCTGCAGTACATCAGCTGTGTCAGAGTCTGGGTGGCGACAAGAGTGGTCTTCCTGCTGGAGCCGCCGCCGTAGCCATCCTTCC AGTTACCTTGGATACACCCATGAATAGGCAATTCATGCCAGATGCTGATGTCACTTCCTGGACACCACTGGAGTATGTAGCTGA GTTGTTGCACAAGTGGGCAATGGGAGAGGAAAGACCACCATCGGGCACTCTGGTGCAGCTCGTTACCACAAACGGCAAAACAGAGGCAACACCTGtttaa
- the qdprb.1 gene encoding dihydropteridine reductase isoform X2, whose amino-acid sequence MAALEARKVIIYGGKGALGSKCVEYFRAKNWWVACIDLNANEEADSNVTVQMTDSFNEQANKVTADVGELLGDKKVDAILCVAGGWAGGSAKAKTLYKNSDLMWKQSVWTSTISSHLATKHLKEGGLLTLTGAKAALGPTPGMIGYGMAKAAVHQLCQSLGGDKSGLPAGAAAVAILPVTLDTPMNRQFMPDADVTSWTPLEYVAELLHKWAMGEERPPSGTLVQLVTTNGKTEATPV is encoded by the exons atggcagctcTTGAGGCTCGTAAAGTTATTATTTATGGAGGGAAAGGAGCTCTGGGCTCCAAATGCGTTGAGTATTTTAGAGCTAAAAACTGG TGGGTTGCCTGCATTGAcctaaatgcaaatgaagagGCGGATTCCAATGTAACTGTTCAGATGACAGACTCCTTTAATGAGCAAGCTAACAAA GTTACAGCTGATGTAGGAGAGCTGCTGGGAGATAAAAAGGTTGATGCCATTTTGTGTGTGGCTGGAGGCTGGGCAGGAGGAAGTGCGAAGGCCAAAA ccttgTATAAGAACTCTGACTTGATGTGGAAGCAGAGTGTGTGGACTTCCACCATCTCCAGTCACCTAGCAACCAAACACTTGAAAGAGGGGGGTCTTCTCACACTGACAGGGGCCAAAGCTGCACTTGGGCCAACCCCAG GAATGATTGGCTATGGCATGGCTAAAGCTGCAGTACATCAGCTGTGTCAGAGTCTGGGTGGCGACAAGAGTGGTCTTCCTGCTGGAGCCGCCGCCGTAGCCATCCTTCC AGTTACCTTGGATACACCCATGAATAGGCAATTCATGCCAGATGCTGATGTCACTTCCTGGACACCACTGGAGTATGTAGCTGA GTTGTTGCACAAGTGGGCAATGGGAGAGGAAAGACCACCATCGGGCACTCTGGTGCAGCTCGTTACCACAAACGGCAAAACAGAGGCAACACCTGtttaa
- the smim18 gene encoding small integral membrane protein 18, which yields MKRGMSYPLMDRAAKQWCCSRKWQGGGGERKKQKERNGEGRERGRRRIKTRGQTLPSSFGSDSQIMMTVSGSSAASVQQVFPFHDGWNVACFVILLLFILTVLSLATLAFLYELLDCGCFNKTKTAQTRRSTGDEIV from the exons ATGAAGCGTGGGATGTCGTATCCGTTAATGGACAGGGCCGCTAAGCAATGGTGTTGCAGCAGGAAGTGGCAGggtggagggggagagagaaagaaacagaaagagagaaacggAGAAGGACGAGAGAGAGGCAGGAGACGGATCAAAACGCGTGGGCAGACACTTCCATCATCCTTCGGCTCGGATTCACAG ATCATGATGACTGTGTCCGGTAGCAGTGCTGCTTCAGTGCAGCAGGTGTTCCCCTTCCATGATGGCTGGAATGTTGCCTGCTTTGtaatcctcctcctcttcatcttgACCGTGCTCTCCCTCGCTACTCTGGCTTTCCTCTACGAGCTGCTCGACTGCGGCTGCTTCAACAAGACCAAGACCGCGCAAACCCGACGCAGCACCGGTGATGAAATTGTATAG